A region from the Pseudomonas sp. Teo4 genome encodes:
- a CDS encoding type I secretion system permease/ATPase: MESEVSRVQLSHDPRSQHDDPLLDCLLTLCVLHQKPASRVMLTTGLPLPAQRLTSELLPRAAARAGLQGRLLQRRLEQIPSIAMPAMLLLKEGRAAVLLGWENHDTARLLLSESDGGEVLVSRDALISDYSGRVFFAQPQHKFDVNHGNLIPRARSWFRDTLLRSKWLYIDAIAASLVINLIALAAPLFVMNVYDRVVPNQATSTLWVLAVGITGAYIFDLILKGLRSLCLDLAGKKTDLIISATLFERIVGMAMKYRPARVGSYAQNIHEFQGLRDFLASLTLTSLIDLPFTLIILMVIAIIGGHLVWIPILAFPLALGIGYALQKPLMATMERTMALASERQSSLIETLAGLDAIKVNNAESERQYMWEQTLGTLSRLELRVKVLSGLAMNITLLIQQLAGVAMICVGVYLIIDGSLSMGGLVACYMLSGRALGPLGQLNGLLARYQQAKVTMAATDQMMELPQERNFEERPLSRQVLQGAIEFRGVDFTYPNQQNQALKNVSLTIRPGEKVGIIGRSGSGKSSLAKLIVGLYEGTSGSLLVDGVDIRQIDVSELRHNIGYVPQDIQLLAGTLRDNLVSGARYIEDEMILHAAELSGVHEFARLHPDGYELQVGERGQNLSGGQRQNVALGRALLLNPQILLLDEPTAAMDNTGEERLKQRLQAVIESKTVVLVTHRASLLSLVDRLIVIDRGQVVADGPKAAVMDALKKGQISVA, encoded by the coding sequence GTGGAATCCGAAGTCAGTCGAGTTCAACTCAGTCACGATCCGCGTAGCCAGCACGACGATCCCCTGCTGGACTGTCTGCTGACCCTGTGCGTTTTGCATCAGAAGCCCGCCAGCCGAGTGATGCTGACCACCGGATTGCCATTGCCAGCCCAACGCCTCACCTCAGAGCTGCTGCCCCGTGCCGCCGCCCGAGCCGGCCTGCAGGGGCGCCTGTTGCAACGCAGGCTCGAGCAGATTCCGAGTATCGCCATGCCGGCCATGCTGCTGCTCAAGGAAGGACGTGCTGCGGTGCTGCTTGGGTGGGAGAACCATGACACGGCACGCCTGCTGCTCAGCGAGAGCGACGGTGGCGAGGTGCTGGTCAGCCGTGACGCCTTGATCAGCGACTACAGCGGCCGGGTGTTCTTCGCCCAACCGCAGCACAAGTTCGACGTCAACCACGGCAACCTCATCCCGCGTGCCCGCTCCTGGTTCCGCGATACCCTGCTGCGCAGCAAATGGCTGTATATCGACGCCATCGCCGCCAGCCTGGTGATCAACCTGATCGCCCTGGCCGCGCCGCTGTTCGTGATGAACGTCTACGACCGTGTAGTACCAAACCAGGCCACCTCTACCCTGTGGGTGCTGGCGGTGGGCATCACCGGGGCTTATATCTTCGACCTGATTCTCAAAGGCTTGCGCAGCCTGTGCCTTGACCTGGCCGGCAAGAAGACCGACTTGATCATCTCTGCGACGCTGTTCGAGCGCATCGTCGGCATGGCCATGAAATACCGACCGGCACGGGTCGGCAGTTATGCGCAGAACATCCACGAGTTCCAGGGGCTGCGCGACTTCCTGGCCTCGCTCACGCTCACCAGCCTGATCGACCTGCCGTTCACCCTGATCATTCTCATGGTGATCGCCATCATTGGCGGCCACCTTGTGTGGATACCCATCCTGGCCTTCCCGTTGGCCCTGGGTATCGGCTACGCCCTGCAGAAACCATTGATGGCCACCATGGAAAGGACCATGGCGCTGGCCTCCGAGCGCCAGTCGAGCCTGATCGAAACCCTGGCGGGCCTCGACGCGATCAAGGTCAACAACGCCGAAAGCGAACGCCAATACATGTGGGAGCAGACTCTCGGCACCCTTAGCCGCCTGGAACTGCGGGTCAAAGTGCTGTCGGGCCTGGCCATGAACATCACCCTGCTAATCCAGCAGTTGGCCGGGGTGGCGATGATTTGTGTTGGTGTCTACCTGATCATCGACGGCAGCCTCAGCATGGGCGGCCTGGTGGCTTGCTACATGCTCAGCGGCCGCGCCCTCGGCCCGCTCGGCCAGTTGAACGGCCTGCTGGCGCGCTATCAGCAGGCGAAGGTGACCATGGCTGCCACCGACCAGATGATGGAATTGCCCCAGGAACGCAATTTCGAAGAACGCCCATTGAGCCGCCAGGTGCTGCAGGGTGCCATCGAGTTCCGTGGCGTCGACTTTACCTACCCCAACCAGCAGAACCAGGCCCTGAAGAACGTCAGCCTGACGATTCGCCCAGGGGAAAAGGTGGGCATCATTGGCCGCAGCGGCTCGGGCAAAAGCTCGCTGGCCAAGCTCATCGTCGGCCTCTACGAGGGCACCAGCGGCTCGTTGCTGGTCGACGGTGTGGATATCCGCCAGATCGACGTCAGCGAACTGCGCCACAACATCGGCTACGTGCCACAGGACATCCAGTTGCTGGCCGGCACCCTGCGCGACAACCTGGTCAGCGGCGCTCGCTACATCGAGGACGAGATGATCCTGCATGCCGCCGAGCTGTCCGGCGTACATGAGTTCGCCCGTCTGCACCCCGATGGCTATGAGCTGCAGGTCGGCGAGCGTGGCCAGAACCTGTCCGGCGGGCAGCGGCAGAACGTCGCCCTGGGCCGTGCTCTGTTGCTCAATCCGCAGATACTGTTGCTGGACGAGCCGACCGCAGCCATGGACAACACTGGCGAAGAGCGCCTCAAGCAACGCCTGCAAGCGGTGATCGAAAGCAAGACCGTGGTGCTGGTGACGCACCGTGCCTCGCTGCTCTCGCTGGTGGATCGGCTGATCGTCATAGACCGTGGCCAGGTGGTTGCCGATGGTCCGAAAGCCGCTGTCATGGATGCACTGAAGAAGGGGCAGATCAGTGTCGCTTAA
- a CDS encoding HlyD family type I secretion periplasmic adaptor subunit yields the protein MSLKLDVGHFKDHLRRYFKGSDSLHGQPLPEVNKALIEDAPRVVRMTIWGVITFFLFLIVWASFAPIDEVTRGEGKAIPSSKVQKIQNLEGGIVAEIFAKEGEVVEVGEPLLRLDETRFASNKGETEADRVAMALRVERLSAEVEGVPLNIDQKLRDAAPSQAASEESLYQSRRQQLSDELGGLQQQLVQRQQELREFNSKHAQYANSLQLLRQEIGMSEPLVAKGAISQVEILRLRRSEVETRGEVDATALAIPRAEAAVKEIQSKIEETRGKFRSDALTQLNEARTELNKATATTKALDDRVNRTLVTSPVRGIVKQLLVNTIGGVIQPGSDIIEVVPLDDSLVIEAKILPKDIAFLHPGQEAMVKFTAYDFTIYGGLEAKLEQIGADTITDEDKKTTYYPIRLRTERSHLGSDDNPLLIIPGMVATVDIKTGKKTIMSYLLKPIIKAQTEALRER from the coding sequence GTGTCGCTTAAGCTCGATGTCGGTCACTTCAAGGACCACCTGCGGCGTTACTTCAAAGGCTCGGACTCGCTCCATGGGCAGCCTTTGCCCGAGGTCAACAAGGCATTGATCGAAGATGCCCCGCGCGTGGTGCGCATGACCATCTGGGGTGTGATCACTTTCTTCCTGTTCCTTATCGTCTGGGCCAGCTTCGCGCCTATCGACGAAGTGACGCGGGGCGAAGGCAAGGCCATTCCTTCATCCAAGGTGCAGAAGATCCAGAACCTAGAGGGTGGCATCGTCGCCGAGATCTTCGCCAAGGAAGGGGAGGTCGTCGAGGTGGGCGAGCCACTGCTGCGCCTGGACGAAACCCGCTTCGCCTCCAACAAGGGCGAAACCGAGGCTGACCGTGTGGCCATGGCGCTGCGTGTCGAGCGTCTCAGCGCCGAGGTTGAGGGCGTGCCCCTGAACATCGACCAGAAGTTGCGTGACGCAGCGCCCAGCCAGGCCGCCAGCGAAGAGTCGCTGTACCAGAGTAGACGCCAGCAACTGAGCGATGAGTTAGGCGGCTTGCAACAACAGTTGGTGCAGCGCCAGCAGGAGCTGCGCGAGTTCAACTCCAAGCACGCTCAGTACGCCAACAGTCTGCAGTTGCTACGCCAGGAAATCGGCATGTCCGAGCCGCTGGTGGCCAAAGGCGCGATCTCCCAGGTCGAAATTCTGCGCCTGCGCCGTTCCGAGGTGGAAACCCGTGGCGAGGTTGATGCCACTGCCCTGGCCATCCCCCGTGCCGAGGCGGCGGTGAAGGAAATCCAGAGCAAGATCGAGGAAACCCGCGGCAAGTTCCGCAGTGACGCCCTGACCCAGCTCAACGAAGCTCGAACCGAGCTGAACAAAGCCACCGCCACCACCAAGGCGCTGGATGACCGGGTCAACCGCACCCTGGTCACCTCGCCGGTGCGTGGCATCGTCAAACAACTGCTGGTCAATACCATCGGTGGTGTGATTCAGCCGGGCAGCGACATCATCGAAGTGGTGCCGCTGGACGACTCGCTGGTCATCGAGGCGAAGATCCTGCCCAAGGACATCGCCTTCCTTCACCCTGGTCAGGAAGCCATGGTCAAATTCACGGCTTACGATTTCACCATCTATGGCGGCCTGGAGGCCAAGCTCGAACAGATCGGCGCCGACACCATCACCGACGAGGACAAGAAGACCACCTACTACCCCATTCGTCTGCGTACCGAGCGCAGCCACCTCGGCAGCGACGATAATCCGCTGCTGATCATCCCCGGCATGGTCGCCACGGTCGATATCAAGACCGGCAAGAAGACCATCATGAGCTACCTGCTCAAGCCGATCATCAAGGCGCAGACCGAGGCGCTGCGGGAGCGTTGA
- the bcsQ gene encoding cellulose biosynthesis protein BcsQ translates to MNTRVAEPDPVLHSTVQPEVRPEPEATDWSAAGLRNLLAKLAENASPEPVKAPVVSCERPDLEHIRVITVISSKGGVGKTTLAANLASALRRAGRQVVAVDLDPQNALHHHFQPAEAPTSVLEDAGIVQAGQPWQELGKLSSDGVFVLPHGMIDEDLRPAFEQSLQRDPMWLARHLADMQIADGAIVVVDTPPGPSVYLRQALSVANIALVVSLADPASYTSLPQIDRLIAAYTQGRDDFAGASYVINQVDGSRQLNKDITQILRGLLGKKMIGIVHRDQSISEALAYNRNVLGYDPNGRGCHDILDCAQALIGRLAVATADAQ, encoded by the coding sequence TTGAACACCCGTGTGGCTGAGCCTGATCCGGTCTTGCACAGCACTGTCCAGCCCGAAGTACGACCTGAGCCCGAAGCCACCGACTGGTCCGCCGCTGGCCTGCGTAACCTGCTGGCCAAGTTGGCCGAAAACGCAAGCCCGGAGCCTGTCAAAGCCCCTGTGGTGTCCTGCGAGCGCCCCGATCTCGAGCACATTCGCGTCATTACGGTCATTTCCTCCAAGGGCGGTGTCGGCAAGACCACTCTGGCGGCGAACCTTGCAAGCGCGCTGCGCCGGGCTGGGCGTCAGGTCGTGGCTGTCGATCTGGACCCGCAGAATGCTCTGCATCACCATTTCCAACCCGCCGAAGCGCCCACTTCCGTACTGGAGGATGCCGGCATCGTGCAGGCCGGGCAGCCCTGGCAGGAGCTGGGCAAACTCAGCAGCGATGGCGTGTTCGTACTCCCGCACGGCATGATCGATGAAGATCTCCGCCCGGCCTTCGAACAGAGCCTACAACGCGACCCGATGTGGCTCGCTCGCCACCTTGCCGACATGCAAATTGCCGATGGCGCAATCGTTGTCGTGGACACCCCGCCAGGGCCGTCGGTCTACCTGCGCCAGGCGTTGTCCGTTGCAAACATCGCACTGGTCGTCAGTTTGGCGGACCCGGCTTCCTATACCTCGCTTCCTCAGATCGACAGGCTGATCGCCGCTTACACCCAGGGCCGAGATGACTTTGCCGGTGCCTCATACGTGATCAATCAGGTCGATGGCTCGCGGCAGCTGAACAAGGACATCACCCAGATCCTGCGTGGCCTGCTGGGCAAGAAGATGATTGGCATCGTGCACCGGGACCAGTCGATCAGCGAAGCACTCGCCTATAACCGCAATGTCCTGGGTTACGACCCCAATGGGCGTGGTTGTCATGACATCCTCGACTGCGCACAAGCGCTGATCGGGCGTCTGGCGGTCGCTACTGCAGACGCACAATGA
- the bcsB gene encoding cellulose biosynthesis cyclic di-GMP-binding regulatory protein BcsB: protein MSFSFTGKPKCRLAFALPLSLLFLAMSPAGAEEQSAGEPVIQAAVPGQSSTLKQLGAGYTLNLRGIEGSDSVNFDVRTDRVVTAARLNLEYSYSPALIPDMSQLNVLVNDQVAASIPLPKETAGSLQKQVVEIPPHLVTDFNRLTLQLIGHYTMQCEDPQHSSLWAKVSNSSELQLELAPLALPNDLSLLPVPFFDRRDARRLELPFVFAETPGNAKLEAAGAVASWFGSQASYRGAHFPVLLGDLPAQGNAIVLVTAGQAPGGLQLEAPAKPGLQLVTNPNDPNGKLLLVVGRDDQQLKQAAAALVSGTRVMKGEQASVDAVSQLRPRKPYDAPNWLPSDRPVQLGELIEAKRLSVAGYDPGTISLPMRLPPDLFTWREKGVPLHLKYRYTPQPVSSNSSLLVSVSGKFLKSLPLPSQEHLKDDQTLMARLKQDETLLREANLTVPLASFPLQSSLQLRFMYDYIKQGECRDIIIDNMRGTIEPTSTLDLSDYRHFIALPNLGVFRDSGFPFTRMADLSETAVVMPDGYGAAEVSAVLDVLGRFGDSTGLPATAVSVVQAGDDAALRGKDLLVFASGGNQPLLQRWAEHLPVSLGGQSQFQLSDLVYRVRDWVSGNDRIDQRPSNSSIALETGAVDNYLTGFESPFDSGRSVVIIAGGSPQGLGEVAAALAAPQDEDNSIQGSLAVVNGTRISSLVADEQYYVGDLGWFRHVQWWLSRHLGGTLLLTAAGVALTSVLLFLSLRARARNRLKD from the coding sequence ATGAGCTTCTCTTTTACCGGCAAGCCAAAATGCCGGCTCGCATTCGCGCTGCCGCTGTCTCTGCTGTTTCTTGCGATGTCTCCTGCGGGTGCCGAGGAGCAGAGTGCCGGTGAGCCCGTGATTCAGGCCGCCGTGCCAGGACAGAGCTCTACGCTCAAGCAGTTGGGCGCTGGCTACACCCTGAACCTGCGCGGGATCGAAGGTAGCGACAGTGTCAACTTCGACGTGCGCACCGACCGGGTCGTGACCGCTGCGCGCCTGAACCTGGAATACAGTTACTCGCCTGCGCTGATCCCTGACATGTCGCAGCTCAACGTCCTGGTCAACGACCAGGTGGCGGCAAGTATCCCGTTGCCCAAGGAAACCGCCGGTAGCTTGCAGAAGCAGGTGGTGGAAATCCCCCCGCACCTGGTTACCGACTTCAACCGGTTGACCCTGCAGCTGATCGGCCACTACACCATGCAGTGCGAGGACCCCCAGCACTCGAGCCTCTGGGCCAAGGTCAGCAACAGCAGCGAACTGCAACTGGAATTGGCGCCGCTGGCGCTGCCAAACGATCTGTCTCTGTTGCCGGTACCTTTCTTCGACCGTCGTGACGCCAGGCGTCTTGAGTTGCCTTTCGTCTTCGCCGAAACGCCGGGCAACGCCAAGCTCGAGGCTGCTGGTGCGGTGGCCTCCTGGTTCGGTAGCCAGGCGAGCTACCGTGGAGCACATTTCCCGGTGCTACTGGGTGATTTGCCAGCGCAGGGCAACGCAATCGTCTTGGTCACCGCTGGCCAGGCGCCCGGCGGCCTGCAGTTGGAGGCACCGGCCAAACCGGGTTTGCAGCTGGTAACCAACCCCAACGACCCGAACGGCAAACTGCTGCTTGTTGTTGGTCGTGACGACCAGCAGCTCAAGCAGGCTGCGGCGGCTCTGGTCAGTGGCACTCGAGTGATGAAAGGCGAGCAGGCGAGTGTCGACGCGGTCAGCCAACTGCGCCCACGCAAGCCCTATGACGCCCCCAACTGGTTGCCCAGCGACCGTCCAGTGCAGCTTGGCGAGCTGATCGAAGCCAAGCGCCTGAGCGTGGCGGGCTACGACCCGGGCACCATCAGCCTGCCAATGCGCCTGCCGCCAGACCTGTTCACCTGGCGCGAGAAGGGGGTGCCGCTGCACCTCAAATACCGCTACACCCCGCAGCCGGTGTCGTCCAATTCATCGCTGCTGGTCAGCGTCAGCGGCAAATTCCTCAAGTCGCTGCCGCTGCCGTCCCAGGAGCACCTGAAGGACGACCAGACCTTGATGGCGCGCCTGAAACAGGACGAAACGCTGCTGCGCGAGGCCAACCTGACCGTGCCACTCGCCAGTTTCCCACTACAGTCGTCGCTGCAACTGCGCTTCATGTACGACTACATCAAGCAGGGCGAATGCCGTGACATCATCATCGACAACATGCGTGGCACCATCGAGCCGACGTCGACCCTCGACTTGAGCGATTACCGCCATTTCATCGCCTTGCCGAACCTTGGGGTGTTCCGCGACAGCGGCTTCCCGTTCACGCGTATGGCTGACCTGTCCGAGACCGCAGTGGTGATGCCTGATGGCTATGGCGCGGCTGAAGTCTCGGCAGTGCTCGATGTGCTTGGACGCTTCGGCGATTCCACCGGTCTGCCCGCCACGGCAGTCAGCGTGGTGCAAGCCGGCGATGATGCCGCCCTGCGTGGCAAGGACTTGCTGGTGTTCGCCTCCGGTGGCAACCAGCCGCTGCTGCAGCGATGGGCAGAGCACCTGCCGGTGAGCCTGGGTGGACAGTCGCAGTTCCAGTTGTCCGACCTGGTCTACCGGGTACGTGATTGGGTCAGTGGCAATGATCGTATTGACCAGCGCCCATCCAACAGCAGCATCGCGCTGGAGACGGGTGCTGTGGATAACTACCTGACGGGCTTCGAGTCGCCTTTCGACAGCGGCCGCAGCGTGGTGATCATTGCCGGTGGCAGCCCGCAAGGGTTGGGTGAAGTGGCCGCGGCCCTTGCCGCTCCCCAGGACGAAGACAACTCAATTCAGGGCAGCCTGGCCGTGGTCAATGGCACGCGTATCAGTTCGCTGGTGGCCGACGAGCAGTACTACGTTGGTGATCTGGGCTGGTTCCGCCATGTGCAGTGGTGGCTGTCGCGGCACCTGGGCGGCACATTGCTGCTGACCGCTGCTGGCGTGGCGTTGACCAGCGTGCTGCTGTTCCTGAGCCTGCGCGCCCGGGCCCGCAACCGGTTGAAGGACTGA
- the bcsA gene encoding UDP-forming cellulose synthase catalytic subunit, giving the protein MSRLGAYLREAGDGLRAHQGWDLLLGLMALAMLVVVVTVPFELEEQFLFCGACLGAALLLRRRASRLAVLAMTVLSVIASLRYLYWRLTSSLGFESPLDMFFGYGLVAAELYALLVLLLGYVQTAWPLQRKPHPLPADSNLWPSVDVFIPTYNEPLEIIRRTTLAAMAIDWPRDRLNVYVLDDGRRDEFRQFCENVGVGYITRSDNKHAKAGNLNNALRHTSGEYIAMFDADHVPTRSFLQVCMGWFLKDPKLALLQTPHYFFSPDPFEKNLETFRSVPNEGELFYGLIQDGNDLWNATFFCGSCAVIKRGPLEEIEGIAVETVTEDAHTALKLNRRGYNTAYLPLPQAAGLATESLSGHIGQRIRWARGMAQIFRTDNPLLGKGLSLGQRLCYLNAMLHFFYGLPRLVFLTAPLAYLMFEAQVFQAPALLILAYALPHIMIASVTNSTIQGRFRHSFWNEVYETVLAWYIMRPVLLAMINPKAGGFNVTAKGGMIEQGYFDWKLARPYIAVLVLNLVGAAIGICKLAFDADANATTILINLGWTVYNIIISSAAVAVASETRQIRAEPRVFATLPATVSLANGKTVVCTTNDFSQRGVGLSLPEGVSIARGEQVQVSLFLDDQECVLPAQVVFSRGSVLGLTFHELSLQQQFDLTRLTFSRADTWANAWGQGADTPLSALREVSRMGWRGVRQLSRATLDEAIARLRPSSLSSGTHPPRNS; this is encoded by the coding sequence ATGAGCAGGCTTGGCGCTTACCTGCGAGAGGCGGGTGATGGACTGCGGGCGCATCAAGGTTGGGACCTGCTGCTCGGCCTGATGGCTCTGGCCATGCTGGTGGTGGTCGTCACTGTGCCTTTCGAGCTGGAAGAACAGTTCCTTTTCTGTGGCGCGTGCCTGGGCGCAGCGCTGTTGCTGCGTCGGCGAGCCAGCCGTCTGGCGGTGCTGGCCATGACGGTGCTGTCGGTAATCGCCTCGTTGCGTTATCTGTATTGGCGGTTGACGTCGTCGCTGGGGTTTGAAAGCCCGCTGGACATGTTCTTCGGCTATGGCCTGGTCGCCGCCGAGCTTTACGCCCTGCTGGTGCTGCTGCTCGGTTATGTGCAGACCGCCTGGCCGTTGCAGCGCAAGCCGCACCCGCTACCTGCCGACAGCAACCTGTGGCCCAGCGTCGATGTCTTCATTCCGACCTATAACGAGCCGCTGGAAATCATCCGTCGCACCACCTTGGCTGCCATGGCCATTGACTGGCCCAGGGACCGTCTCAACGTCTATGTGCTGGATGACGGGCGTCGTGACGAGTTTCGTCAGTTCTGCGAAAACGTCGGGGTTGGCTACATCACCCGAAGTGACAACAAGCACGCCAAAGCCGGCAACCTCAACAACGCCTTGCGTCATACCAGCGGCGAATACATCGCCATGTTCGACGCCGACCATGTGCCAACCCGCTCGTTCCTGCAGGTGTGCATGGGCTGGTTCCTCAAGGATCCGAAGCTGGCGTTGCTGCAAACCCCGCACTATTTCTTTTCGCCGGACCCTTTCGAGAAAAACCTCGAAACCTTCCGCAGTGTGCCCAACGAGGGCGAGCTCTTCTACGGCCTGATCCAGGACGGCAACGACCTGTGGAACGCCACGTTCTTCTGTGGCTCCTGCGCGGTCATCAAGCGCGGACCGTTGGAAGAAATCGAAGGCATCGCCGTGGAGACCGTGACCGAAGACGCCCACACCGCGCTCAAGCTCAACCGCCGTGGCTATAACACGGCCTACTTGCCTTTGCCACAGGCGGCCGGTCTTGCCACCGAAAGCCTCTCTGGTCACATCGGCCAGCGCATCCGCTGGGCTCGCGGCATGGCGCAGATCTTTCGCACCGATAACCCATTGCTGGGTAAAGGCCTCTCCCTCGGCCAGCGGTTGTGTTACCTCAATGCCATGCTGCACTTCTTCTATGGGCTGCCGCGTCTAGTGTTCCTGACCGCGCCGCTGGCTTACCTGATGTTCGAAGCGCAGGTGTTCCAGGCGCCGGCCTTGTTGATCCTGGCTTACGCGTTGCCGCATATCATGATCGCCAGTGTGACCAACTCCACCATCCAGGGCCGCTTCCGTCACTCGTTCTGGAACGAAGTCTACGAGACCGTTCTGGCCTGGTACATCATGCGCCCGGTGTTGCTGGCGATGATCAACCCGAAGGCCGGCGGTTTCAACGTGACCGCCAAGGGCGGCATGATCGAGCAGGGCTACTTCGACTGGAAGCTGGCGAGGCCCTACATCGCGGTACTGGTGCTGAACCTTGTCGGCGCGGCAATCGGCATCTGCAAGCTCGCTTTCGATGCGGACGCCAATGCCACGACCATCCTCATCAACCTGGGGTGGACGGTCTACAACATCATCATCAGTTCCGCCGCCGTTGCGGTGGCCAGTGAAACCCGGCAGATCCGCGCAGAGCCGCGGGTGTTCGCAACCTTGCCGGCGACCGTAAGCCTGGCCAATGGCAAGACAGTGGTGTGCACCACCAACGACTTCTCCCAGCGGGGCGTCGGGCTGTCCTTGCCCGAGGGGGTTTCGATCGCTCGTGGCGAGCAGGTTCAGGTGTCGTTGTTCCTCGATGACCAGGAGTGCGTGCTGCCAGCCCAAGTGGTGTTCAGCCGTGGCTCCGTGCTGGGACTGACGTTCCATGAACTTAGCCTGCAGCAACAGTTCGACCTGACCCGGCTGACCTTCTCCCGCGCCGACACCTGGGCCAACGCCTGGGGGCAAGGGGCTGATACCCCGCTTTCGGCCCTGCGCGAAGTCTCGCGCATGGGTTGGCGCGGTGTGCGCCAGCTGTCCCGTGCGACGCTCGACGAAGCCATCGCGCGCCTGCGTCCCTCATCGCTCTCGTCCGGCACCCATCCTCCGAGGAATTCATGA